The nucleotide window ACCTTCACCTTCGTCGCCATCGACGACGAGGGCCGTCCGCGCCCGGTTCCCGAGACGGAGCCCGGAGAATGAGGTCCGGTCCGCGCGACCGGGTGAGGGCGAGGGTCAGACGTTGGGCGGCGCCACGCGCTGGCGCAGCCCGGCGATGACGGCCTTCAGCATATCCGAATCCGGCTGTGTGCTCGTCGTCGAGCGGACGGCATCGACCCGGTCGTGGACGAAGGCGAGTTTGGCGATCACGGCGGGCGTCAGCTTGAACGGGTAGAGCGCGGGCTGCCCCATGCTCCGGCTCAGGGAATTCACCGCATAGGTCAGCGGCAGCCAAGCCGAGACCAGCCGGTCGAGATCGGGAGTCTGGTACGGGTCGAAATCGATCACCACCGGCTCCGGCGCTCCGCTGCGCAGGCGCGGCCGCACATGCAGCTCGAAGGTGCTCGCCGTCTCCACGGTGTCGACGATGTGCAGGTAATGCGCCCAGGTCTCGGCGAAATCCTCCCACGGATGGCTGGTTGCGTAGGCGCTGACATAGGATTCCTGCCAGTCCGACGGAGCGCCGTCGGCATAGTATCGCTGCAGGGACATGCCGTAGCTGGCGCGCTCGTCACCGAACAGCTCGCGGAACGCCCATATGCTCTGGTCGTAGCGAACGAGGATGTTCCAGAAATAATGCCCGATCTCGTGGCGGAAATGCCCGAGGAGCGTGCGGTAATACTCGCCGAACAGCATCCGCCGGCGCTCTCGCTCGACGTCGTCGGCCTCGGCGATGTTCAGGGTGATGAGGCCGCTGCGATGCCCGGTGAGCACGGGAGGCCCGACCCTGTAGCTCTCCGCCGGATCGACGAGGAAGTCGAAGCCCAGACCGGTGGCCGGGTTCTCGTCCCGCGTCATCAACGGCAGGTCGAGGCGGAGCAGTGAGTAGAACAGCCGGTGCTTGGCCGCCTCGATCTGGCGCCAGCGCGTCAGGTTCCAGGCGAGGGTGAGGTCCGGCACCACACGGTTGTGCCGGCAGGAGGTACAGTACCGGTCGGGGCCGTCCTCCGGCACCAGCCAGTTGCAGGCGCTGAATTCGGCATTCGCGCAGAACCGGTATTTCCGGGCGGGGTCGGCATAGGCATGCCAGACCGAGCCCATCGGTTCGAGCGCCGACATCTCGTGGGAGACGCAGACATAGCCGAGCCGTCGCTGGCAGCTCTCACACTGCGTGCTCTCGAAGCTCACCGGCTCGTCGCAGGCCTGACACTGGAAGATCTTCATCGAGCGGCCATGCCTGTCGGACGAATGCCCGCATCGGTCGGGTCCGCTCGGGAAGACACGGCGACGCGACGCGTCGGGGCACGATGCATGGAATTTGCTTCGTGCCCGATGTCGGGCCGCCTCGCCACGCCGTATGTCTGAACTGCCAGGACCAATCTCGTCACGCGATGAACGACTTCACCCTCCATCGCCCGGTCGGGCAACTTCGCCGTAGAGTAACACCGAATTCGACTGCCGTCGGCGGCGTTCCCAGCCTATGGTCATTCCACCTCGAAACGCCGATGACAGCCGAGGAGCGCCACGTCGAGGCGCACCGGCTTCCCGCCGCCGGCGCGCGCTCCCCGCGCGCCCGGCACCACGTCTGAACCAGCGGGAGTCCCCGTGTCCATCAAAGCCGCCCTGCACCACGTCACCCATTACAAGTACGACCGGCCGATCCAGCTCGGGCCGCAGGTGATCCGCCTGCGCCCGGCGCCGCATACGCGCTCGTCCGTGCCCGCCTATTCCCTGAAGGTGCTTCCGGAGAACCACTTCATCAACTGGCAGCAGGACCCGAACGGGAACTGGCTCGCCAGGCTGGTTTTTCCCGAGCGGACCACGGAGTTCAGGATCGAGGTCGATCTCATCGCCGAGATGGCGGTGATCAATCCGTTCGACTTCTTCGTCGAGGATTACGCCCAGGCCCGCAACTTCACCTACGAGAGCGACCTGACGGCCGAGCTCAAGCCCTATCTCGTCACCGACGATGCCACCGGGCCGGAGATCGACTCGCTCCTGGAGCGGCTGCCGAGCGAGCCCAACACGGTGCTGTTCCTCGTGGCGCTCAACGCCATGATCGCCTCCGAGATCACCTACGGCGTGCGCATGGAGCCCGGCGTCCAGACGCCGACCGAGACGCTCACCCTCAAGAGCGGCTCCTGCCGCGATTCCGCGTGGCTCCTCGTCCAGGTGCTGCGCCGCATCGGGCTCGCCGCCCGTTTCGTCTCCGGCTACCTGATCCAGCTCATTCCCGACACCACGGCGGTGGACGGCCCCGTCGGCACCTCCACCGACTTCACCGACCTTCATGCCTGGGCCGAGGTCTACCTGCCGGGCGCGGGCTGGATTGGCCTCGACGCCACGTCCGGCCTGCTCTGCGGCGAAGGCCACATCCCGCTGGCCGCGACACCGCATTATCAATCGGCCGCACCGATCTCCGGCCTCGCCGAGCCGGCCCAGGTCGAGTTCGGATTCGAGATGACGGTGACCCGCGTGGCGGAAGCCCCGCGCATCACCAAGCCGTTCTCGGAGGAAGTCTGGGCGAAGATGGATGCGCTCGGCGAGCGGATCGACGTCGATCTCACCGAGCAGGACGTGCGCCTGACCATGGGCGGAGAGCCGACCTTCGTCTCCATCGACGATTTCGAATCGGCCGAGTGGAACGCCGCCGCCGTCGGACCGACCAAGCGCGGTCTCGCCGACAAGCTCATCCGTCGCCTGCGCACTCGCTTCGCGCCGGGCGGCATGCTGCATTACGGCCAGGGCAAGTGGTATCCGGGCGAGAGCCTGCCGCGCTGGGCCTTCGCCCTGTACTGGCGCCGCGACGGCAAGCCGATCTGGAGCAATGCCGACCTCGTCGCCAGGGAGGACGGGCCGCGCGACGCCAATTCCACGCAGGCGAAGGCGCTGATCGACGGGGTCGCCCAACGCCTCGGCCTCGCCTCATACGTGTTCCCCGCCTTCGAGGACCCGATCTACTGGGAAGAGAAGCGGGACGAGCTTCCCGTCAACGTCACCACGTCCGACGCCAAGTTCCCCAACCCGGAGACCAATGCCCGCATCGCGCGGGTGTTCGATCGCGGGCTCGGGGAGCCCGCCGGCTACGCCCTCCCGCTCGCGAGCCTTCCCCTCGGCAAGGACGATCCCGATGATCGCCTCTGGATCTCCGAACCCTGGGAGTTCCGTCGCAGCCACGCCTTCCTGACGCCGGGCGATTCCCCGGTGGGCTACCGCCTGCCGCTGAGCTCGCTGCCCTTCGTGCCGCCCGAGCATTATCCCTATTACCAGCCCCAGGACCCGCTCGAGGAGCGCGGTGCGCTCCCCGAAGGCCATCCCGGAATCAAGACCGAGAATGGATCGGGCGTCACCGGCGTCGCCGTGCGCACGGCCCTCGCGGTCGAGCCGCGGGATGGGGTGCTGCGGGTGTTCATGCCGCCGTTGCAGCGGGTGGACGAGTATCTCGAACTCCTCGGCCATCTCGAGATCGTCGCGGCCGAACTGAAGCAGCCCCTGCATATCGAGGGCTACGAGCCGCCGTTCGATCCGCGCCTCAACGTCATCAAGGTCACGCCCGATCCCGGCGTGATCGAGGTGAACGTGCATCCCGCCACCTCATGGCGCGAGGCCGTGACCATCACCAGCGAACTCTACGAGGATGCCCGCCAGATCCGCCTCGGCGCGCAGAAATTCATGACCGACGGACGCCATACCGGCACTGGCGGCGGCAACCACGTGGTGCTCGGCGGCGCGACGCCGACGGATTCGCCGTTCCTGCGCCGGCCGGACCTGCTGAAGAGCCTCGTGCTCTACTGGCAGCGCCACCCGTCGCTGTCCTACCTCTTCGCCGGCCTCTATATCGGCCCGACGAGCCAGGCCCCGCGCATGGACGAGGCCCGGCATGACGGGCTCTACGAACTCGAGATCGCCCTGGCGCAGGTGCCCAAGCCCGACGAGCCCAACATCCCGCGCTGGGTGGTGGACCGGATCTTCCGCAACATCCTCGTGGACGTCACCGGCAACACCCACCGGGCCGAGATCTGCATCGACAAGCTGTACTCGCCGGACGGCCCCACCGGTCGCCTCGGCCTCCTGGAGTTCCGCTCCTTCGAGATGCCGCCGGACCCGCGCATGAGCCTCGCCCAGCAATTGCTGCTGCGCGCCATCGTCGCCTGGGCCTGGCGCGAGCCGCAGGAAGGCGGCTGTGTCCGTTGGGGCACGGGTTTGCACGATCGCTTCATGCTGCCTCACTTCCTCTGGACGGACTTCCTCGGTGTTCTGGAAGACCTTCGCGGGGCGGGCTACGACTTCGATCCGGCGGCCTTCCAGGCGCAGTACGAATTCCGCTTCCCGATCTTCGGGACGGTGGAGCAGGGCGGCGTCAAGATGGAGCTGCGACAGGCATTGGAGCCCTGGCACGTCCTGGGCGAAGAGGGGTCGATCGGTGGCACGGTGCGGTACGTGGACAGCTCGGTGGAGCGTCTGCAGGTCAAGGTCGAGGGCTTCGTCCCCGGCCGCCACGTCGTCAGCTGCAACGGCCGGCGCCTGCCGATGACGAGCACCGGCACGGCCGGCGAAGCGGTGGCGGGCCTGCGCTTCAAGGCGTGGCAGCCGGCCTCGTCGATGCACCCGACGATTCCGGCCCATTCGCCCCTCACCATCGACATCCTCGATGCGTGGAGCGGACGTTCCATCGGCGGCTGCCGCTACCATGTCAGCCATCCCGGCGGCCGCAATTACGAGACCTTCCCGGTGAACACCTACGAGGCCGAGGGGCGCCGTCTCGCGCGCTTCCAGGCCCATGGCCACACGCCCGGCAGGGTCGAGATGCCGGTCGAGGAGATCAGCCGCGAGTTCCCGCACACCCTCGATCTCAGGACGCCCGCTCCCAAATGACCGATGTGGCCGAGGCGCAAGCCGGAGGACGGGCGAAGCGTCTCGCGCGCTGGACCTCGGACTACCAGCCTCGGCCCGGCATTCCGGACGAGTTCGCGGGGGCGGGGGGAACGCATCTCGGTGCCTGGCCCCGCCTGCTCGACAAGCTCGGAGCCCTGAGCGAAGCGGACATCGCGGCCCGCTTCGCCTCGGCCGAACGCCATATCCGCGATACCGGCATCTCCTACCGGATCTACGGCGACCAGCGCGAGCATGCCTGGCCGCTGAGCTCTCTCCCCCTGGTGATCGAAAGCGACGAGTGGCGCACCCTCAGCGCCGGCATCGTCCAGCGCGCCGAGCTGATGGAAGCCATCATCTCCGACATCTACGGCGCCGGCCGGATGGTGTCGGAGGGCGTGCTGCCGGCGGCCCTGGTGGCCGGCAGTCCGGAATTCCTGCGTCCGCTCTCGGGGGTGAAGCCGCCCGGCGGGCGCTGGCTCAAGCTCTACGCCGCCGATATCGGCCGGGGGCCGGACGGGCGCTGGCGCGTCCTCGCCGACAGGACGCAGGCCCCCTCCGGTCCCGGATACGCGCTGGAGAACAGGATGGTGCTCACCCGCGCCTTCCCGGACCTCTATGCCGACCTCCATGTCGAACGCCTCGCCTCGTTCTTCCAGGCGTTTCGCGACGGGCTTGTCATGGGCGCGCAGCGCAGCGACCCGCGCATCGGGCTCCTCACATCCGGCCCGTTGAGCTCCACCTATGTCGAGCAGGCGGCGTTGGCGCGCTATCTCGGCCTGTTGCTGGTGGAGGGCGACGACCTCGTGATGCAGGACGGCGCACTGCACGTGCGCACCGTCTCCGGGCTGAAGCGCACCGACGTGCTGTGGCGGCGTATCGATTCCGACTATATCGACCCGCTGGAACTCAACCCGGCCTCGCGGCTCGGGATTTCCGGGATGATCGAGGCCCTGCGTAACGGCAGCCTCGTGGTCGGCAACATGCCCGGCTCCGGCATCCTCGAATCGGGAGCGCTCGGCGCCTACCTCCCGCGCATCGCCCGCTATTTCCTCGGCACCGATCTCAGCCTCGAAGGGCTGAAGAGCTGGTGGTGCGGCGATCCCGATGCGCTCGCCCATGTCCGCGACAACCTCGAACACCTCGACCTGCGGCCGGTGGCGACGCCGACCAAGGGGATGGGGCGCGACGCCATCCTCGGCCCGCACGCCATCGGCGCGGAGCGCGAGCGCGTGGTGGCCGCCCTGCGCGACCGGCCCTTCGACTACATCGCCCAGGAACAGGCTCCGCTCTCGACCATGCCGGGCTGGGAGCGCGGACCGGACGGGATGCGCTTCGTGCCGCGCCCCTTCGTCCTGCGCGTCTTCGCGGCGGCGACGCCCGACGGCTGGCGGGTGATGCCGGGCGGCTTCTGCCGCATCTCGGAACGGCCCGACGTCAACCCGATCGAGATGCGGGCCGGGATCAAGTCGGCGGATGTCTGGGTGCTCTCGGATGGGCCGGTCGAGCCCGTCTCGTTGATGCAACAGGGTGCGCCGCGCGTCCGCCGCATCGCCGGGCACCTGCCGTCGCGGGCCGCCGACAACCTGTTCTGGTTCGGCCGCTACGTCGAGCGGGCGGAGGCGGTGATCCGCCTCGTCATCGCCCATCTCGGCAGCGTCGGCAACGCGGTGATCGCCGACATGGCCGGCGGCGAGACGGCCCCGACGGCGTTGCGGATCCGCGCGCTCCTCGACGAATGGGGCGCCATCGAAGCGCCGGACATGCCGACGGCGAAACTCGCCCAGGAAGCCCTGAGCGGGCGCAAGAGCCACGGTTCGGCCCTCTCCCACAGCCTGTCGGCGCGCCACAACGCCGCCTCTCTGCGCGAGAGATTGTCGGGTGAGGCCTGGCGCGTGCTGGCCGATCTGCGGGACCTCCTCGACCTCGACGAAGCCAAGGGCCTCGCCGAGGCGCAGCTCCTCGGCTTGGCAGAGCGGGCTCTCAGCCATATCGCCGCCCTGGCCGGGCTCGCCCAGGAGAACATGAACCGCACGGCGGGCTGGCACTTCGTCGATCTCGGCCGCCGCATCGAGCGGGCGATCAACACCTGCTCCTTCGCCGCCAGCTTCGCCGGGGACGCTGCGACGGCCGAGGATCTCGGCGTCATGCTGTCCCTGTGCGATTCGCACGTCTCGTTCGGCGCGCGCTACATGCAGGGCGTGGCGATCGACCCGGTGCGCGACATGGTGCTTCTCGACCCGTTCAATCCGCGCTCCGTCGCCTTCCAGGTCGAAGCGATCTGCCGGCATCTCGCCGATTTGCCCGCCCTGCGCGTCGACGGACTGCCCGAGCCGCACCAGCGCCTCGCCCTGAAGCTCGCCGCCGAGTTCACCACCGGCGAAGCCTCCGAACTCGACAGTGCCGCCCTGGCCCGGCTGGAGAATGCCTTCGAGGGCCTGGCCGACGCGATCGTGACCCGTTACTTCCCCAACGGCCCGCACGCCATGCGGCCGGAGAAGCTCGTGGGGCTCGCGTGATCTATACGCTGCGCCACCTCACCACCTACCGTTACGGCAAGCCCGTCCGTTACGCCCGCTGCTCCCTGCGGCTGCAGCCGCGGGACGGGGAGGGGCAGAGCGTCCTGTCGAGCGAGTTGAGCATCTCGCCGACGCCGCAGACCCGCACGGTGCGGCGCGACTATTTCGGCCTCGACGTGGTGTCGTTCCTGATCGACACGCCGCATAGCGAGTTGCGGGTGGAAGCCCTGTCGCGGGTCGAGGTGAAGCGTCCGCCGCTGCCGCCGGCCGAATCCGGCCTGGCCTGGGAATCGGTGCGCGACGCGGCGATTTCCGGCCGCTCGATGGCGCCCGACGCTCCCGTGCATTTCGTGTTTCCGAGCGTGAGAGTTCCTCTCGCCACGGAAGTGACCGACTATGCCCGTGAAAGTTTCACGCCCGGTCGCAGCGCCTATGGCGGAGCCGTCGACCTTATGAGGCGCATCCGCACCGACTTCACGTTCGACGCGAAGGCCACCACCGTCTACACGCCGCTCGCCAAGGCCTTCGCCCTCAAGGCCGGAGTGTGCCAGGATTTCGCGCATATCATGATCGCCGGCCTGCGCGGTCTCGGCCTGCCGGCGGCCTATGTCAGCGGCTACATCCGCACCATCCCGCCCGCCGGACGGCCGCGCCTGCGCGGAGCCGATGCCAGCCATGCCTGGGTCTCGGTCTGGTGCGGGGATGGCTGGATCGGCCTCGATCCCACCAACAATATCGGCGCCTGCGACGACCACATCGTCGTGGCGCGCGGACGTGACTACACCGACGTCTCGCCCATCGACGGCATCGTCTCCTCCTCCGGCCCGCAGAAGCTCAAGGTCGAGGTCGACGTGATCCCCGACGGAGAGGCCATGCCGGAAGCGACCGCCCCGTCGGAATCCGAGACGGCCTGAGATTCGACGGGTCCCGGATCGCTCGCTTAAGCCACGGACCGTTTCTCGACGATCGTGGTCTCGATGATGGTGTCCGGCTCATAGAGCCACCGCGCCATGGCCCCGGCCGTCACCGCGCCCAGCATCGGCGCCAACCAGAACAGCCAGAGCTGGCCCACGGCCTCCGCACTCGCGAACAGGGCCGGACCGGTGCTGCGTGCCGGATTGACGGAGGTGTTGGTGATCGGGATCGAGATCAGGTGGATCAGCACCAGGGCGAAGCCGATGGGAATGCCGGCAAAGCCCGTGGCGGCGCCCTTCGAGGTCGTCCCGATGATGATGAACAGGAAGAAGAAGGTCGCGAGGCCTTCCACGAGGAAGCAGGAGAGCATTCCGTACTTGCCGGGGCTCAATGCGCCGTAGCCGTTGGAGGCGAAGCCGCCCGGCACCCATCCCGCCTTGCCCGAGGCGATGAGGTAGAGGACGCCCGCACCGAACACGGCCCCGATGACCTGCGCCACGATATAGGGAATCACGTGATGGTCGGCGCAGCGGCCGGCGGACCACAGGCCGACGGTGACGGCAGGATTGAAATGCCCGCCCGAGATATGCCCGACCGCATAGGCCATCGTCAGCACCGTCAGCCCGAAGGCGAAGGCCACGCCGAGAAATCCGATTCCCAATTCGGGGTAGGCCGCAGAAATAACGGCCGCGCCGCAGCCGCCGAAGGTCAGCCAGAATGTTCCGAAAAATTCAGCGGTCGCTCGCCGGATCGTATCATTTGTCATGACAGCCTCCGCTCCAGTGCAGAAGGACGACTGTTCGGTATTCGCAGCCGAAGAATCGGTGCTCTGCTTGATGTTTGCGCGCAGAACCTAGGTTTCGGCTCGGCGCTTGGCAATCGCTAAATCCGCTCCGCCGCAGATCGCTCATCGCGAGGTCCCAACGCTCCTGCCATGCCGGGGACGCTGGCGGACGCCTTCGCCGTCTCGCTTCGGGGAACTCGATCCGGGCGCGGCTCATGGACTTGCCCGGCCGACATCGCTATGGGCGGCGACGGTCGACGGGACGGCCGTTGGGGAGACCGGACCGTGGTCGAGACAGATATCGGCGCACGCCAGGAACTTGCCGGCGAACGCCATGAACTTGCCGGCGCGAGCGAAGAGTTTGCCGCCGCGCGCGAAGCGATCCTCGCCTTCATCGCCGGCCGCAATCCCGGCCTCGTGCCGGGTTCGGTCACCGGCGCGACCTCCCTCGTCACCAGCGATGCCCTCGATTCCATCGGCGTGCTCGACCTGATGATGGAGTTGGGCGACTGGTTCGGCTTCGAGATCGAGGAGGACGCGTTCGAACTCGCGCATTTCGAGAGCATCGACGCGCTGGCCACCTTCGTCGAGGCCAAACGGGCTCAGGCACAGCTCTAGGACCATGCCCGCGCCCGCCCAGCTGCACGACCTCCTCGCCGGACCGGCTTGCGCGCGAGAGCGGATCGCGCTCGTCGCCGGCACCGAGATGCTGAGCTACGGCGCGTTGAGGGCCGGGGTCGAACGCCTCGCGCGGCGTTTGCGCGAACAGGGCGCCGAGCCCGGCGACCGGATCGCGATCCTGCTTCCGAAATCGATCGCCGAATGCATCGCGATCTTCGCGATCAGTACGGTCGGGGCGGTATTCGTGCCGATCCATCCGAGCCTGCGCCCGCGTCAGGTGGAGCATATCCTCGCCGATTGCGGGGCGCGGTTCCTCGTGACCGATGCGATCCTGCTGGCGGCCCTGAACTCTGCCCCATCGACCCCGCTGCCGCCACCTCCGGCGGAGACGGGAGGGGAAACGCCCATCACGTCCCCGGACCTTCCGCTGATCCTGCGCCTCGCCCCCGAGGAAATCACGGGCCCGCCGCCCGGGCTTGCCGCGATCCTCTACACATCCGGCTCCACCGGGTTGCCGAAGGGCGTGATGCTGAGCCACGCCAACCTTCTGGCCGGCACCCGGATCGTGCGCACCTACCTGTCGATCGCAGGCGACGACCGCATCCTCTCGGTCCTGCCGTTCTCGTTCGATTACGGCCTCAACCAGCTCCTCACGAGCGTCGAGCAGGGCGCCTGCCTCGTCCTGCTCGAATTCCGCTTCGGAGACGAGGTGTTGAACGCCATCGAGGCGCATCGGATCACCGTCCTGGCCGGTGTTCCCACCCTCTGGACCCTGCTGACCCGCGCGGCGCCGCGGCTCGCCAAGGCCGATCTCTCCAGCCTGCGCATGCTCACCAATTCCGGCGGCGCGGTGCCGCTCGAGACCGTCTCACGCCTGCGCAAGGCCCTGCCGCAGACCGGGATCGTGCTGATGTACGGCCTCACTGAGGCTTTCCGCTCCACCTTCCTGCCACCGGGCGAGATCGATGCGCGGCCCGGTTCCATGGGCCGCGCCATCCCCGAGACCGAGATCTTCGCCGTCACGGCGGAGGGCCGGCGGGCCCGGCCCGGTGAGCCGGGCATCCTCCACCATCGCGGACCCACCGTGTCCCTCGGCTACTGGAACCGGCCCGAGGACACCGCCCGCGTCCTGGTGCTGGACCCGCGTGAACCGGAGGACGGAACCCTGGTCTGCCGCTCCGGCGACCTCGTGGTGGAAGACGAGGACGGCTATTTCCGCTTCCTCGGCCGCGAGGATGCGATGATCAAGAGCGCGGGGTTCCGTGTGAGCCCCACCGAGGTCGAGGCGGCGCTGATGGAGACCGGCGCGTTCCGGGCGGTGGCGGTCATCGGTCTGCCCGATGCGGGCCTCGGCCAACGCATTCACGCCGTGGCGGTGCCGGCCGGGACTGGGCCGGCCCAGCCGGAGGTCCTGCAGGCGGTGCGGCGGATGTTGGCTCCGCACATGGTGCCGCGTGCCGTCGAGAGCGTCCCGGCCCTGCCCACGACGCCCAACGGCAAGGTCGATTACAAGCGCCTCGTGGCGGAACGGACGAGCTATGTCTGACACGGCCAGCGACAATCTCTCGGATCGCCTCGTGGCGACGCATTTCCCCCGTACGAAGGATGCGATCCAGGTCGGCGGCCTCGCTCTCAGCGATCTTGCCGAGGCGCACGGTACCCCGTTCTTCGTCTACGATG belongs to Methylobacterium sp. 77 and includes:
- a CDS encoding putative zinc-binding peptidase, producing MKIFQCQACDEPVSFESTQCESCQRRLGYVCVSHEMSALEPMGSVWHAYADPARKYRFCANAEFSACNWLVPEDGPDRYCTSCRHNRVVPDLTLAWNLTRWRQIEAAKHRLFYSLLRLDLPLMTRDENPATGLGFDFLVDPAESYRVGPPVLTGHRSGLITLNIAEADDVERERRRMLFGEYYRTLLGHFRHEIGHYFWNILVRYDQSIWAFRELFGDERASYGMSLQRYYADGAPSDWQESYVSAYATSHPWEDFAETWAHYLHIVDTVETASTFELHVRPRLRSGAPEPVVIDFDPYQTPDLDRLVSAWLPLTYAVNSLSRSMGQPALYPFKLTPAVIAKLAFVHDRVDAVRSTTSTQPDSDMLKAVIAGLRQRVAPPNV
- a CDS encoding transglutaminase family protein, whose amino-acid sequence is MSIKAALHHVTHYKYDRPIQLGPQVIRLRPAPHTRSSVPAYSLKVLPENHFINWQQDPNGNWLARLVFPERTTEFRIEVDLIAEMAVINPFDFFVEDYAQARNFTYESDLTAELKPYLVTDDATGPEIDSLLERLPSEPNTVLFLVALNAMIASEITYGVRMEPGVQTPTETLTLKSGSCRDSAWLLVQVLRRIGLAARFVSGYLIQLIPDTTAVDGPVGTSTDFTDLHAWAEVYLPGAGWIGLDATSGLLCGEGHIPLAATPHYQSAAPISGLAEPAQVEFGFEMTVTRVAEAPRITKPFSEEVWAKMDALGERIDVDLTEQDVRLTMGGEPTFVSIDDFESAEWNAAAVGPTKRGLADKLIRRLRTRFAPGGMLHYGQGKWYPGESLPRWAFALYWRRDGKPIWSNADLVAREDGPRDANSTQAKALIDGVAQRLGLASYVFPAFEDPIYWEEKRDELPVNVTTSDAKFPNPETNARIARVFDRGLGEPAGYALPLASLPLGKDDPDDRLWISEPWEFRRSHAFLTPGDSPVGYRLPLSSLPFVPPEHYPYYQPQDPLEERGALPEGHPGIKTENGSGVTGVAVRTALAVEPRDGVLRVFMPPLQRVDEYLELLGHLEIVAAELKQPLHIEGYEPPFDPRLNVIKVTPDPGVIEVNVHPATSWREAVTITSELYEDARQIRLGAQKFMTDGRHTGTGGGNHVVLGGATPTDSPFLRRPDLLKSLVLYWQRHPSLSYLFAGLYIGPTSQAPRMDEARHDGLYELEIALAQVPKPDEPNIPRWVVDRIFRNILVDVTGNTHRAEICIDKLYSPDGPTGRLGLLEFRSFEMPPDPRMSLAQQLLLRAIVAWAWREPQEGGCVRWGTGLHDRFMLPHFLWTDFLGVLEDLRGAGYDFDPAAFQAQYEFRFPIFGTVEQGGVKMELRQALEPWHVLGEEGSIGGTVRYVDSSVERLQVKVEGFVPGRHVVSCNGRRLPMTSTGTAGEAVAGLRFKAWQPASSMHPTIPAHSPLTIDILDAWSGRSIGGCRYHVSHPGGRNYETFPVNTYEAEGRRLARFQAHGHTPGRVEMPVEEISREFPHTLDLRTPAPK
- a CDS encoding circularly permuted type 2 ATP-grasp protein, with protein sequence MTDVAEAQAGGRAKRLARWTSDYQPRPGIPDEFAGAGGTHLGAWPRLLDKLGALSEADIAARFASAERHIRDTGISYRIYGDQREHAWPLSSLPLVIESDEWRTLSAGIVQRAELMEAIISDIYGAGRMVSEGVLPAALVAGSPEFLRPLSGVKPPGGRWLKLYAADIGRGPDGRWRVLADRTQAPSGPGYALENRMVLTRAFPDLYADLHVERLASFFQAFRDGLVMGAQRSDPRIGLLTSGPLSSTYVEQAALARYLGLLLVEGDDLVMQDGALHVRTVSGLKRTDVLWRRIDSDYIDPLELNPASRLGISGMIEALRNGSLVVGNMPGSGILESGALGAYLPRIARYFLGTDLSLEGLKSWWCGDPDALAHVRDNLEHLDLRPVATPTKGMGRDAILGPHAIGAERERVVAALRDRPFDYIAQEQAPLSTMPGWERGPDGMRFVPRPFVLRVFAAATPDGWRVMPGGFCRISERPDVNPIEMRAGIKSADVWVLSDGPVEPVSLMQQGAPRVRRIAGHLPSRAADNLFWFGRYVERAEAVIRLVIAHLGSVGNAVIADMAGGETAPTALRIRALLDEWGAIEAPDMPTAKLAQEALSGRKSHGSALSHSLSARHNAASLRERLSGEAWRVLADLRDLLDLDEAKGLAEAQLLGLAERALSHIAALAGLAQENMNRTAGWHFVDLGRRIERAINTCSFAASFAGDAATAEDLGVMLSLCDSHVSFGARYMQGVAIDPVRDMVLLDPFNPRSVAFQVEAICRHLADLPALRVDGLPEPHQRLALKLAAEFTTGEASELDSAALARLENAFEGLADAIVTRYFPNGPHAMRPEKLVGLA
- a CDS encoding transglutaminase family protein encodes the protein MIYTLRHLTTYRYGKPVRYARCSLRLQPRDGEGQSVLSSELSISPTPQTRTVRRDYFGLDVVSFLIDTPHSELRVEALSRVEVKRPPLPPAESGLAWESVRDAAISGRSMAPDAPVHFVFPSVRVPLATEVTDYARESFTPGRSAYGGAVDLMRRIRTDFTFDAKATTVYTPLAKAFALKAGVCQDFAHIMIAGLRGLGLPAAYVSGYIRTIPPAGRPRLRGADASHAWVSVWCGDGWIGLDPTNNIGACDDHIVVARGRDYTDVSPIDGIVSSSGPQKLKVEVDVIPDGEAMPEATAPSESETA
- the aqpZ gene encoding aquaporin Z, with product MTNDTIRRATAEFFGTFWLTFGGCGAAVISAAYPELGIGFLGVAFAFGLTVLTMAYAVGHISGGHFNPAVTVGLWSAGRCADHHVIPYIVAQVIGAVFGAGVLYLIASGKAGWVPGGFASNGYGALSPGKYGMLSCFLVEGLATFFFLFIIIGTTSKGAATGFAGIPIGFALVLIHLISIPITNTSVNPARSTGPALFASAEAVGQLWLFWLAPMLGAVTAGAMARWLYEPDTIIETTIVEKRSVA
- a CDS encoding acyl carrier protein, which translates into the protein MVETDIGARQELAGERHELAGASEEFAAAREAILAFIAGRNPGLVPGSVTGATSLVTSDALDSIGVLDLMMELGDWFGFEIEEDAFELAHFESIDALATFVEAKRAQAQL
- a CDS encoding AMP-binding protein, whose product is MPAPAQLHDLLAGPACARERIALVAGTEMLSYGALRAGVERLARRLREQGAEPGDRIAILLPKSIAECIAIFAISTVGAVFVPIHPSLRPRQVEHILADCGARFLVTDAILLAALNSAPSTPLPPPPAETGGETPITSPDLPLILRLAPEEITGPPPGLAAILYTSGSTGLPKGVMLSHANLLAGTRIVRTYLSIAGDDRILSVLPFSFDYGLNQLLTSVEQGACLVLLEFRFGDEVLNAIEAHRITVLAGVPTLWTLLTRAAPRLAKADLSSLRMLTNSGGAVPLETVSRLRKALPQTGIVLMYGLTEAFRSTFLPPGEIDARPGSMGRAIPETEIFAVTAEGRRARPGEPGILHHRGPTVSLGYWNRPEDTARVLVLDPREPEDGTLVCRSGDLVVEDEDGYFRFLGREDAMIKSAGFRVSPTEVEAALMETGAFRAVAVIGLPDAGLGQRIHAVAVPAGTGPAQPEVLQAVRRMLAPHMVPRAVESVPALPTTPNGKVDYKRLVAERTSYV